TTCAGACCATCAACCGATATGGCAGGGACATTTTTCCCGGCAAATTACGGATCGCAGCCCTcataaattatcattaatgaGGGCCACTGCGTACCATATAATGGCTCATAACATGTACGAGTGCATGAAACATAATTGCGTCCACAGAAACATAATTGCATCCACAAAAACATAATTGCGTCCACGTCTCAGACCATTCCCCATAATGTCCAAGCTCCATTCGGAAGGTACACCAGCAAAAGAGGAAATCAGAGAGCTGATTCAGATCCATGACTAGACCTAAAGTGTTTCTCGAGCCCTCCCCAACAGCCCAAGTAATTTGGATCCAGTTTGCTGTTGGTAGCACCCCAGGAGGTGAGGCCCATGCAGAGAGATGTCTCAAACATGAAGGCCATGGTGCCCTCCGCAATTTTCTCTGGCATCAGGTCAGCATTGCTGGCTCCTTCGAAGCACTTGGCATCAGGACCATGAGGTGTCATCACAGTGTGAAGAGATGCTCCTCCAGGCTGAAACCCTTCCTCCTTAGCCTCGTACTGGCCCTTTATCAGGCCCATAAATTCACTCATGCAGTTTCCTGGAATTGGACAGAAGAAATTACATGAAAATCTTACGGAATTCTGGGATAACTACATTCCCGGGAATTCGATGGGAGAAATTGAcgaaaattctgaattttcacCGAGAATCAGAGCCGTAACGAATTCACGTGTAAAGTCACTCAACCAACTCCACGGTCCCATAAAAAACTTGGAATGAAGAAGTAGTAAAGTGAGTTGTACTCTATCATACAAACGATTGATCCAGAGATACCTCCATTATATAAAATCAGATTTTATGGGGCAATTATAATAATACAATGCACTCGAAGATTATCATGAGgacatgaataaatttttggataCTCACTGTGATAGTACGGTGGGCGGAAAGTGTTCTCTTGGACGGACCATCTGGGTGGAAATATGACGAAATCAGCGATAGCTGTCCCTGGTTTTGAAGAGGGACAAGTGAGAACGGTGAAGATCGACGGATCCTGAGAGCGGAAtaatttcagtaaaattaaCAACTGTAATCGTAGGATTCACGTGTCGAATCACTGAGGATAAATGGCCTCTGGACTTACGCAGTGATCGAATGAGACGGAATTTATGACCATAAAACGGTTTAAATCGTATTTATAAGGGACATAATTGCCGTGCCAAGATACCACATCAAATGGACTGCTGTCTCTTTCGAAGGAGAATAGTTTTCCCTGATATTTTgagtaaattttgaattttaaatcgcAATCTTCGTAGCAGGCGACTGGTGTGAGAAAGTCACGAGGATTAGCTAAGCCATTAGCCCCTGAAAATAATGTTAAAAGTCTTATCATAGAAATAATTTACGACACCTCCCATTATTTGGAGAATGTGGTGTCCAGCGattattttgttcaattttcaTATAGAAACTAGAAATTTATAGATAAACATTGAACAGAATGATCGTTTTAGATAATGAAGACGATGGAGTCGGGccttaaaatttcttttgatgAGTATAATAATTAGAAAGTAGTGAAGGTCTCACCAATCGGTCCGAGATGGGGCAACTGAAAGTGATTATCAAAAACCTCGAGAATATATCCCCTGGATGGACCAAGAACACTCACAGAGAATTTCATTCCCTGTTGAATGACGCAGATTTCATTAGGCTCacactgaatttttccaaattccgTTCTAATCATCAAAGTGCCGAGCTGTGGCACTAAATCAACAGTATAAAGGTTGTGCTATTAGTTCATTAAGATTCTTTCAACTGAGGACATATGGACAATTGATTTACCGATGAGGAAATCACCATCAGCGTTGTAGAAAGCCGAGTCTTTCATGGAGGCATTACATAGATAAACGTGGATGGCAACTCCATTCCTCACGGATGCATCTCCAGCTCCACAAATTGTGTGGAGACCCTCGATAAAGTCAACGGGGGAGCCTTGACGAGTTGGAGCATCAAAAGCCCTCCAACGGAgcttcaaaaatattatttatggaataaataattttggcgATAGCCTAAATGACTCTAGTGGTTCGATTGGttgattattgattgaataaCAATCGATTAACTATTTATCCAGTGGTCAAACACTGATGGACAGATCAACGGATCATGTCAACAGTAGAAAAAAGATACTCACAGGATTTGGATCGAAATTTCTCCAGTCGTGGCTCAATTTTGTCTTCTCCACTCGTTCATATCGTCCATGACAAACAGATGGCTTGATCCTGTAAAACCATGTGCGTCTATTTTCATCTCTAGGTGCTggttaaaaagaaaaaaatctttactATCCAACACACGTTATTCTTCCTTCTTTCAGCACTGAATAACAACTTGTAAATGCTGAAACTTTACCAGTGAAAGCTGTGCCCGACAGTTGCTCAGCGTAGAGACCATAGGGACACTTTTGTGGAGTATTCTGGCCTTGTGGTAGAGAGCCTGGACATCGAGGATCTTCACTCGCGAACTCGTTTCCAAAGCCGGAGAGATACTGCAAATCAGATGATTCAACTGAGTGTGAAGAAAATTAGCCTAGAGGGAATTAAAATGAACCGCTGCAAACGTCAAGATATCCCGaccaaatggtgcaattcggATAAATCAGGTCTCAATTTCGAGCTTTGGAAAGCAccttgaaaatgaaaacaaaaattccaaCTTTCACTCTGCCGTTATCGAAATATTGACGATTTAAGCCGGTTCGTCGTACCCCCATTAAACTAAATTATTCTTGTGGCTGTTGGAACCTTCAGATCAGACTCCATCCTCACGATTGAATTGACTTTACACTCCAGATATGGGCGAGAGTTATCAGAGCTGTTCGCAAGATCATTTATCGAGGAACGTCACAATCAACGATAAGTTCAGAGACACAATAAATTCTGTTCAATAATAACGAAATTTAggtttagttgaaaatatctaaatgaaaattaaatgcatACCTGAAAATTGTCTTTCATGCTGACTTCTTGGGACACGATTAACATTGAAAACACCTTGAATTCCTCATTTTATAGAAGAACCACTAGCTGACCTTAGACGCACCATGAACaggattttataattatgcGCGAACGTGTTTACGAAGCATCGATATCATCCAATCAAAGGAACGAGAGAAGTAGGCGCGTCTGGATGGAAAAGCACGGCACCAGTATGTGATACTCACATGTGCAAGGGCCACTATtccactatttatttattggacGAGCCTCCAAATgacgtataaaaaataatgaagaggAATGATGGTATATTCCAGCCAATTCACCTCTGCATTATTAAATTTCTCGCAATTTCTTTATATTCTGGCACAATAAGACATTACTTAATTTCATTGTATCATAAAACCAAAGAACTGAACCAGAAGAATCCTCTTTCTCCGAAGAAACTGCGCATAATtagcgagtgaaaaaaattttatggataaTTAAATGCGGGAGAATGCAGTTTTTGTTGGGAAGATTTTTTGACTTGAGATAATCTTCtagattattaaataatattaatacgTCGTGATTTGATCTAAATGGTAAATGCGCAGTTGCTCTAAATTTGCTCGGAATTAATTCGAGAGCAAACACGTTATGACAATATCGAATGTAATTATTGTTGAAAAACAATATCGCTGTTATTCTCATTAATTCACTGAATTCGCGAGATTGAAACTGGATTTTTAGATTTATGGAATCTAACGAGTCTCTTTCACATCAACAATGATGATGAACTAAATCAAAAACGTATGAAATGacgtttatatttatttttatactcGTCAAGTGAGGATTGCAATGAATCATTTAATTATAGGAGTTAATCTCTCCTTTCACTTTCTACTATTTTTCAGACAAAAATCCCGCTTTTTGATGACTCGAATCTCGATGAAAATTCAACTTTCGAGGTGGCTTGATTAATATTAATGTATGCGTggggataaaaattataaaatgccAGTGATTTGATAGAAAACTCGATCAACCGGTGTCTCGCGTTTTATCACCTTTCTCGGGACAAGTGGTATCGGGCGTGCAATATTTTGAACTAAATATCCCTTATCACTACATGACATTTATCATTTCACTCCCCCAAAGGCTGAATTCTTGCGACATTGTGATTATAATTATTCCGAAGTAGATTCGCAActatttgaggaaaaaaattgaaatcatgTCGAGTGAATTTGTGATGATCTACCAGTGTAATGCACCAGTCAATTTATCTACTATCTGATTTATCTGATTTACAGTTATCCGCGCCTGCAGGATGAGAGACAAGAAAACTAACATTTCATCGAACGACCTTGCGGATTCTCCAGCGGGATCTCGCCCATTATTAACTATTTTTAGGTGCgaactgaatttttataaattttaatttcttctgAACTGAACTCGTCGACTGGTTTGACAGCGTATATTTAAACAAACGCAAATTTTAAAGGCCTTTCTTCTTGATTTCAGGGAACTGCAGGTCGCCAGACATTAAATTTCTCCTCTCCCCGCACCTATCGATTATCACCCAATAAATCTCCCCCAACGCAACAATGAATTCCCATTGAAATCACATTAGTCGCTATTACCCAACGTATCCGAATCTCCCACCTTTCATTCCCTACCTCCAAGTTCCCATTCATCCGGTCGACACGGATATCCGCGACTATCAGCTGCACCCGCGTCAAGAGCCTCCCGAGCAAGTGGTAAAAGCAGCACGCGAAAGAGTCCAACAGCCATCCCTAGAGAGGGGCCGCCGAGTGAAAGATGAAAAGAGTGTGAGTGAGAAAACTTcatgtttataaaaaataaaaaaaaaggggaaagaaAGAGGATCGTACCGGTGGCAGCGAGGCATGAGGTTTAATCCCGTGGCCAGTAACTCGCCAGTACTGGATAGGATAGAGACAGGTGGACTGTGGAGCACACGAGAGTTAAAGCCAGAGTACCGGTCTACCGCCTCGCCTCAAAACTTTACCGGTCGTGAGTTCGTTGTCCgagattaaaattcatttgctAAATCATCacgataaaattttatcaaaatgcAAATTCAAGGCGCCTTGAATTGTGGTAAATTCAGATAAATATTGTACCATTATTAATTGGTAGCCCACATTCACCTGGATCCCAGTGCCAAGTCGCGTGTGAATCCTGTTCAGGTTTAATGTGAAAACGCAAATCGTGGGGGAGTCACGTCTTTACCCACATTTTTTCACGCAGtttgtttgataaaaaaaaaatcaagttgatGAGACTGATGAGAATTAAACTCACGGAACATCATCGATATCATCGATAGGTGAGTCGTGCTCCTGTCAATGAAATGCGAAATTTTGTGAGGGAGGATGGGTCGAATAAGTGTGACAGCGACTTCACAATGAAGTCGACTCTTCCAAATACGTTATTAAAATCTGAAATTGAGCGAGTTTCTCTGCATGCATCGTCTTCCACGCTATTCAACCATGAAAAACCCATCTCACTCCGTTACTTTTCAACTACCACCGTTATAAGAACCAACGCATACAGATACTTCTCGcggtgtttcgcgtttttagcgcagtctcgtaatttttcaaaataaagagaaatttTGATCATTAAATTAGAAGATAAATATCAGGACAATTGCACACATGACGTGGGGCACGTGTCAAAGTAAATTGATGCCATTCTTTCATCTTTCAACTGTTAAAAGTGGCACATGACAATTCTCTCGTTACAGAGAAAACAATGTGCGTAAAGTACACATGCGGTACATAATTCCGAAGACTTTGCGCAGAATTTACTTGTGGTAAATAATTTCTATACAGTTATTTGCGTTTGTTATTTTGACGTGAGTTGAGAGTAGATTTTAGGGAGCATGAGAAGTAGGTTAATATGACGAGAAAAAATATCTACgcgaaattattttaaaaaatcatcttcgtggatttttttactctGGGCTCCATGTCATTGTATATACCAGAACTAGTGGAGCGAGATTCTCGAATTCCCGAAATTTTCACTCGTTCCGTTCCATTTTGCACATCCCATTCCCAGTCGTGAGAAATCGAATGTAACAATTGTCTCTAttgttgggatttttttactgcTGCATAAAAAGCCAATTGACGATTCCACGCTGTCAATTGCCCGCTCATTATCCAGTTTATTAAAtccaacgataaaaaaaaatcaagaatttACGAGCACTTTCATTCCtctttttcaccattttttttttcattcacataaataattgaaattatcacGCAAATCAAAGTGCATTTGACGGGTAAAGCGTGGAATTAttcttaatgaaaattaaattaaaattatccaagttaaataaattgatggtatctgcaatgaattttttcactgataaaacatttgcaaaaatgaaagaaagaaatattttaaaacgaTCGAATTATTAGGAGGCAATTCTTATGATCTTTGAATTATGTTGATTATTATTCTAGATCTCCCCAGGATCAATAAGACTGTCATAATTGGAGCCTTATTAGACCCCCCTAGGGACGACTCGGAAATAGTCCTATCTCaagcaaatgaatatttgataataataataataataattttaataattttaattattcaattttgataagaataattttatttttcagtgttAACAAGTCAAACGTCGCATTGAATTTATGAAAGTTTTCAGCGTTTGCATTATATGCAGGGCATCCGGTGTCCATTCACGCGGGTGAAAACATTGTGatggaaaaaggaaaataaattgaagaaatgGGGATCGAGGATGGATACACACTGGTGTCCTTCACCTACATGCCAGGTTATCCGTATCAGAGAGGGACTGCGCGTCACTGGGACGCTCGAGAGCTTCacaaaaatccgaaaaaaaaaaatttacctgtCGATGTGGAATATTGGAAATTGTCACgttttatttgattgagaTGTAAAAGCGTTTCGAAATCTCCCAGAGTGTCCAATTTTTATTGCGGGAGAATGAAAGTTTCGAggaggagagaaagagagagagaaacagacagggCGACCAGGGTagggatataaaaataaaaaatgtctggATAGGTCCGAAAAGAAAGTACGTGGCGTGACAAATTGTCACAATTTAACTCAACAGAGTTGACGGATTTGTAATTGTTGACCTTGCGGTGGCCTTCGTGGAAATTGAACGCGGAGAATGATCATTTGACGTAATGTCGATGTAGGTTCACATTCGTTCAATTTTCATGGCGAAGTTCAATGAACTTTACGGGAACGATTTCCTTGGGAGGTGCGAATGCAGAGCGACCTagagatttttatttacacGAGATCAATGACGAGCGAaattcaagagaaaaaaatgttccagGACTGTCCTgtcatgaataaattatgaggatttttttttttatatgaattGCCCTAGGAAAATTGTAACACTTTTCAGTTTTATGTAAAGTCTTTCCAcagtttgaaattaaatgccCAATTTAGACCACAACcgttttaataataaaataatttccaactgtcaggataataaaatgttgaaatgaaCATTCGAAATAATTGGAATTTCCCACCTGAAATAAGAGATCGCACGGAGAAAAGTTGTAGAATAGTCTCTCatattgaattgtttttcccGTTTGAATTGAGGGACTTGCCTTCTCATCGTCTAATTCGTTCCCATAATCGTCAATGCACTTTATTAAAGAACTTTCAGTACATGAGTGCTGCGTACCGAATAATTATTCACGTAAGGGAATTCCTCGTGGAATTTCCCTCGCGATTGAATTTTATGTACAACTGGAGGCAGTTGATTCCACTTTCGCGAATGTCCGAGCCTAATTGTTTTGTTCccctaatttaattttttttcacacatgCGGTCAATATTTTCGCTCTTCGGAGCGTCAGGAAGTTATAAAATTGGTCAtttaaatgagaaattaaGGTATTGCCCAATAGAATCTGTTTATTAGTCTAGagagtaaataaaattattatgaaaCGGTAGTCTCCGGAGGGTGCAATGATCCAGTCTCGTAAAATATTCtgtatttcaaatgaaaagtgTCTTTTAACGACTCCATTATATCAGCATAGTCCTGGGTACACCCTGTCCATTGACAAAAAACaatagaaattattgaaacagtgataaatttatttcatacTTTCGTTCCACGAaatgatgcgaaaaaatatGCCCTAACAGTCGTAAAGTCCGGCCAAAATTTATGACTTCAATTATGCATtcggtctttaaaaaaaagtccTTTCACCTCATCAATAACGATTTAAGTGAAAAATATACCTCAAATTGAAGGCAACACGGAAAGTATCTCAATCCTTCAAAGACTTATAAAGTATTGATTGACTATTgcataaaattcaaattgattAGGAAGTCCAACGGGCTATAGTGCTCGTATATAATCGAGTTAGAAAGCTGAACGCAGTGCAAAGATGCACCGAGGCTATCGCACTCTTCCATCTGGCAAAATGAACATTAAATACGAAGGACGATAGTTACAGAATTAAGTTGTATCAGTTTAAACATTAGATGATTCATCTTCTATCCAAATAGAAATGAAATTACTCGGAAAAGTTTATGGGGAGCAGTGAAAACAATTATTCTTGGCAAAgatccatttacttcagagagAATATTTCTCCAGTCAAGTCATTACTAGGCAATCCTTATTAGGGttgaattatgttaattatatTGGTCTAAAATATGGATATGTTAGTTGGAAACTTGAGGGAACTCTGTCAATAATtatgacaattaaaaaattcatcaaaacctTTCCTCTAGCAAATTAgaaatgcagaaaaaaattaaaatcattaacgAAGTTCATTTGATGTTCTGTGCAACGTAGTCatcctctcaattttttttttcaggatacCAAGAGAAGGAGAAAATGTTTCGTAAGAAATGGCGCGAGATCGTTTAGGATCAGACTACTCCGAGAGTATGAGCGACGCGACAACGTGCACCTGTACAACAACATCTCTAGACAAGGTATGACATTTTATCCTCAATTTCGATGATTAATAGTGACGCAACCTGACGAAGTAATTATCGTGATGATCAGATAATCGAACGActgagttttaaaaaatccagaaaattaTCTGACCAATTTCCACGTAGAAATGGGAAATGTTCGCGTGGAAAATAAGTAATTAACGCAGCTGAGGTAAAATGAgagaagaaaatataaataaaagcaATGAAGATAAGGGAATAAGAACAAGTGTTAGATCTATAGAAATTCAAACACTCTTTCTTCCGTCAGAGACAGACGTATCACGCTGCGATTCTCATCATCCTCGAGCAAGTGTACAGATATGGTACACTAACTAACGAAATACGGATGAATTTTAACGAGAGTTTTCCCTCCTTCCCAGGAGCGATAAGCAAATCCAATGAGAAATTACTTTTGTACTTAATTCGAGGATTTATGTTGATTTATATGGCAGTCGGTTGATTTCATAGAAGATATTGTATGGGATTACGGGAAATGATCAGGATAATTGTGTACAGTACCGCAAAAACTGGCTGTTTTCACTTGTATCGTAATTACTATTTAAATGATAAtgagaatagaaaattttttattttttcaaagtttcgttgatgaataaattttttttctcacgttcctgaAGCACTCGAGTTCGGTTCAATTGATTACTCTGTCATGACAGCGTTAATTACccataaattaacaattttagtGTTCCCTACGGAGTTGCACAATGTTCCACGAGCCATTCTTCTTGCACCCGCCGACATCCCGTCCCCGAGACGGCATTTACATAAATCCAATGAACCCCTTCATCTCGGAATCTCCAAAACCGAAGGACGCCGAATCCTTCTATCTCCACAGCCCCCACGACCTCGTCTACACGAGGATAACTCGGCTATTCTGCGAGAACATGGATAAGTCCAGGCATGTGGAGCGCAATGGTATCGAGAGGAAGGACGAGACATTAACCGGTAAGTGTGGCATGTCCCAGATATCGAGTCGTGTCTTTGGTCGTCACTGCAGCAGCTGACGCATCATTATTCTCATATTACTCTTTTTCCCCCCGTTTATTCGATCGATATTCATGCTTCAATGGATCACGGATGTAAGTTATTGTGGACTTCCTGCGTATGTATAAGATTAGTAATCATGAAAATCGTCGTACGATTCGCTCAGTTTCACTTGGGCacgataattaatgaaaaattattgattaaatcCGAAGGACGTGGTGAAACGTGCAGAATCAATCTCTCGTTCCtttctaaaaattaaattatgttgATGACTAATGCTTTTAGCGAGTAAACGGGGAACTACATTGTccgttaatatttttattttattttgataactTGTCGTgattaagaattttttaacgatatCTCCCCACTTTTTGCGATTTCCTCTGAAACGGTTGATCAGATTGACGTTAAAAAGTAATACTTTTATAGCTTTTATCGTTATTCAATGACTCACAAAGTGTCGGATGGGCAGAAAAAGTCTTTTCACAATTCGCTgtgattttaaataaataaattagccgatccatcaaaattataaattaaaaacctgCAAAAGTCTGCTCCCTTTGTTCGTTAATTTCCATTGTAGTATTTCGACAGCCACTGATTCACAAGAAAAATCGACAATTGTCAGAACTATTAAAGTTGTTATTCCCCCAAAATAAACAATCTAAACAAATACCAAATGGCCTGCTAGCACTGAAATCGATCGTCCTCATTTGTCGCTATTGTTTATCTACAGCTTGACAACTTGTCACTGTATCTAATCACAAAAGATTGCAAGATTCACCCCACCACATGGCAATGCATCTCGACCCGGATTATTGTCCCATCGTCAGTCTTCCCTAACCCATCGTCAGTACCCCATCCTCACGGAAAAAGGTAGACGAAACGGTTGAGATCGTTTCCATGAAGTTCAATTGAGTCTATCGATGGATCAGGAGACTAATGGTAAATCCATAATTCAGTAACAACGTTACATAGAGGATTTATTGAGAGCCCACAAGAACTGGACTGAACCTATCAGCCTACACGCAGAGAGGGACCTCATAAACCCCGTTATGCTCATATTAAGTACAAGAATTATGGGTGCTCTTGCTTGTCATGAAACCTCCAAGAGAAGAAACCTCATCAGCACTGGACATAAACCGAATTGAAGGATTTATGTCTCCCGGAAGTGACGtttattctttttcttctATCGGATTTTATTGATGCGGATGTTATCACGCTTTATCGCCCTAATCGCCCggatcaaataaattttcaatcgataaataaaaacattgaatAAGTATTTCTGTACTTTTTTGCAGTGAAAGTGGATGTACACATCAATAATGGAAATTTCAAGACCCTGAGCAACGGTAATTCGATAAAGTCGGACATAATCAAGGACACGGATCATGCTTATGAGCAGATCTGCATCAGGCCGGAAGAGACGGAGAGTGTTAAGTcgattggaaataaaaaaattcatgacgaCGTTAATGGAAGCGGGTAATTAAAAACCTcataattcatttcaattaattaaaatcttgTTTCAGCCTTTTTTAATGTCTATGAAACTcttattcttgaaaaattcgaCGCGTTGGAAAGACGAAACAGTTCGAACTAAagtgtcaatattttttcgaattttcaaagTCGTTTGAGAACGAGCGAACGAAGATTCAGCAGATCAAGCAGCGGCAGTGAATCCTCCCAACTCAGCAGTGAAATTCACTATTCCTCAGCCACGTCAACCCCTCCATTATCACGCAACAGCAGTAATGAACATcttggaaaaattccaaagccCCCAGAATTACCAGGTACATAATAACCCACCACAATCCATAAACTCCGCTAacccaaattgaaaaaaaactcttgataattaattcaacgtTTATAGAGAGGAATAGCGCAACACCAGAAGGTGAGAAGAATTCGAAATCATCGGCAAATGGTCCCAGGTAAGTGGGTCGATATCGATCGAATATAATAACCatgaaaagaggaaaaacaaATCTGTAATCATGTTAATcccatttcatttctcccttcAGCATCGTAaatccaccaccaccaccgcccCCACCACCACCTCCAGACACTGATGATTCCTCAAAACTGAACGACATGAGCGAGAAGATGGACAGCAAGGATACCAAGAGTGAGAGTGAAAGCACTAGTTCAGGTTGGTGACAGtattcgaataaaaattattcttttcctTGCACTTTGGTCCTGGACAAAAAATCAGGTGTGAAAGGCACAATCAGCGACATTTAAATCTCATACGGAAAAAACTCGTTCTCCAATGATTTCACGACAGTTTATCGcctttccccccccccttcctccctcccccaccccgcGGAAAATCAAGCTGTAAACTGATAATGGAATAAATCAATTGGTGGTAACCGGCCTAATTGGGCGCAATGACCGTGCCAGTTTGGCAAGACAATTTAAtagtttaaaaataatccttTTAATTGGCCCGTTAACGCGATTATGGATGCGTCCATTACTAGACCATATCGTTCCACCAGGCATACAATATACTTACCTAGATTTCACTTGTGCTTTAATCATGAAAACGTGCATACAATTCCCTCTTAAGTTTATAACGTAATTGACCATTCCACTATTTCAGAAAATAATCCATCAACACTTCAAATGCCCCTATGGACTAAATTTCCCCTACCTCTTATTTACGTTTAAaatctttcatttttatgttGCGGAACAGCGACCAACAAGTCCGATGTATCCTCCGAACAAGCCCATCAGTGTCTACCGCAGGCGGAAGTTGTAACCGCGGTTAGTGCCTCGTGTACAGAGACTGAGGATACCAAGCAGTGCCAGGTGACACACCTGGTCAATAAGCACATGGTGTTGCCATTCATACCACCGAAATTCAACAATGCAGCCGATTCAAATACATTGCTCAAGCCGTCGGAGTATTTGAAGAGTATCTGCAAGGCATCGGGAAAAAATACATT
The window above is part of the Diachasmimorpha longicaudata isolate KC_UGA_2023 chromosome 9, iyDiaLong2, whole genome shotgun sequence genome. Proteins encoded here:
- the LOC135166235 gene encoding homogentisate 1,2-dioxygenase isoform X1, with protein sequence MLIVSQEVSMKDNFQYLSGFGNEFASEDPRCPGSLPQGQNTPQKCPYGLYAEQLSGTAFTAPRDENRRTWFYRIKPSVCHGRYERVEKTKLSHDWRNFDPNPLRWRAFDAPTRQGSPVDFIEGLHTICGAGDASVRNGVAIHVYLCNASMKDSAFYNADGDFLIVPQLGTLMIRTEFGKIQCEPNEICVIQQGMKFSVSVLGPSRGYILEVFDNHFQLPHLGPIGANGLANPRDFLTPVACYEDCDLKFKIYSKYQGKLFSFERDSSPFDVVSWHGNYVPYKYDLNRFMVINSVSFDHCDPSIFTVLTCPSSKPGTAIADFVIFPPRWSVQENTFRPPYYHRNCMSEFMGLIKGQYEAKEEGFQPGGASLHTVMTPHGPDAKCFEGASNADLMPEKIAEGTMAFMFETSLCMGLTSWGATNSKLDPNYLGCWGGLEKHFRSSHGSESAL
- the LOC135166231 gene encoding espin-like isoform X1 yields the protein MARDRLGSDYSESMSDATTCTCTTTSLDKCSLRSCTMFHEPFFLHPPTSRPRDGIYINPMNPFISESPKPKDAESFYLHSPHDLVYTRITRLFCENMDKSRHVERNGIERKDETLTVKVDVHINNGNFKTLSNGNSIKSDIIKDTDHAYEQICIRPEETESVKSIGNKKIHDDVNGSGRLRTSERRFSRSSSGSESSQLSSEIHYSSATSTPPLSRNSSNEHLGKIPKPPELPERNSATPEGEKNSKSSANGPSIVNPPPPPPPPPPPDTDDSSKLNDMSEKMDSKDTKSESESTSSATNKSDVSSEQAHQCLPQAEVVTAVSASCTETEDTKQCQVTHLVNKHMVLPFIPPKFNNAADSNTLLKPSEYLKSICKASGKNTLSKARSVDNLDIQTRTEEEEVVQCPSVNPPPPGPPPPPLPPLLIPKDTSATVSSSSAVTNNHETPETPRTPQPLATISIQDLTSVQLRRTNIKMHATKTFSAPPPRSVSMTNVSEPFFVQKTDLIAELKLAKDIPGIKKFKVEMAKVEKKQEQNLISEISKSFSVSNFVDQIPERDSAGNIIPIWKRQMLARKAADRAKKELEEQIARENEEKRQKAIPPWKRQLLAKKDNYDEKEKKATVAVPPTPVAPAPPPVKIDLVPVQKRDAPAATRPKEVKVEEEKKPVPTRDNDSDDDAPIIPWRAQLRKTNSKLNILD
- the LOC135166235 gene encoding homogentisate 1,2-dioxygenase isoform X2; protein product: MESDLKYLSGFGNEFASEDPRCPGSLPQGQNTPQKCPYGLYAEQLSGTAFTAPRDENRRTWFYRIKPSVCHGRYERVEKTKLSHDWRNFDPNPLRWRAFDAPTRQGSPVDFIEGLHTICGAGDASVRNGVAIHVYLCNASMKDSAFYNADGDFLIVPQLGTLMIRTEFGKIQCEPNEICVIQQGMKFSVSVLGPSRGYILEVFDNHFQLPHLGPIGANGLANPRDFLTPVACYEDCDLKFKIYSKYQGKLFSFERDSSPFDVVSWHGNYVPYKYDLNRFMVINSVSFDHCDPSIFTVLTCPSSKPGTAIADFVIFPPRWSVQENTFRPPYYHRNCMSEFMGLIKGQYEAKEEGFQPGGASLHTVMTPHGPDAKCFEGASNADLMPEKIAEGTMAFMFETSLCMGLTSWGATNSKLDPNYLGCWGGLEKHFRSSHGSESAL